TGAAAAGCGACTCCCCTCTTTGAGTTCATTCTTGATCCAAACCGACGTAAGGGGCGCCTATGATGAAATCACCGCAAGAATACACAGAATTTGGGCACACAGGCAACTGCCAGAGGCAATGACGAGTGTCCAGCCCACCTTTGCCTGTATAGAGGAGTACGCCAAACGCTTTGAAGAGTATAAAAACTTAATGACGCTAGCTCTGGTTGTACGCCGGCATATCAGGCAAACCACAACGCTTGAAGAAAAACTCAAATTGGAAACAGACCCCGTTCTACGGCTGCCGCATATCAAAAAATGGTTTGAGGAAAATCAAGAAGAGCTCGCCCATTTGAAGGATTTAAGCATCGAACTGGGAGATATTACCGAAATTCCAGAGGAGCTAAACTATTTTACAGGCCTTGAAAAGATATCATTTAGGGGCAATCAAATCCGTTCTATCCCAGGCCATTTTGGCCGAAATCTTCCGTTGCTCAGCGCCGTTGATTTAAGACAAAACCAAGTCAGCACGATTTCTGCTGACTTTTGCATCAATAGCACCAACATCCACACACTCCAGTTGGATAATAATAAAATTAGCCAATTACCTGAGAATTTCGGCCTGGGAATGATAAAATTATCCAATCTTGATCTCGGCTCGAACAAGCTCAAAAAAGTGCCTTCAGACTTTGGTAGGCTATTCCCGAACATGTATCGCTTATGCCTCAGCAACAATGAAATCGAAGAACTTAACGACGAATTTGGCAGTCATTGGACTAAACTGAGGTTTTGTGAACTCAAAGACAACAAACTAAGCAGCCTGCCTTCCTCGCTGGCCATTAACTCTACCAGAGTGATGTTACTGAGTGCCGACTGGGAAAAAATCAAGGTGTGCCCCAAGCACCTGGTTAGGTTTTCGTCGCTCCGTAAGTCTCATTAACGACATTCCTCAAACTGGAATTGTAGTTTTTTTTGCCGAATTTGGCTATGCACCGAAAAGTCTCCAATTTCTCACAACTTTCGGCCAAAAGCAAGCAGCCAACAGTCTCTCCGCCAGTGCCAGTTCTAAAAAAAGCGATTTTAAGGTATATACCAAAGACGTCTCAAAATTGGGCTTTCTCAAAGCTAATATCCGACATTTTAAGATGCTTCGGTGTAGCTCTTCCAATAACATAGAATTTTGACTCACCAAAGAGGTTCTTTATGTTTGGGGTCACCCACGTCTTAAGGCGCCTGCCCTCATTTGCCCCTCAACTCAATCTGAAGAGGCCTATTCACACTGTCAAAGCGCCGGGAAAGATAGCGAGCGTGGTCGACACCACCTTCCGCGACGGCATACAGAAGCTGCCCTTTGTCATCCCCTCTCAAAGGAAGATTGAGGTCATCAAGCTTCTTTTAGAAGCGGGATTTTCCGCCGTGGAGATCGGAAGTTTTGTCAAAGGGCTGCCCAACGTCGACAACCCCGAGGAGCTCTACCACGCGCTGGAAAACCCCTCGGCAACACTGGACATTTTAGTTCCCAACGAGAAAGGGTATAACAGAGCGGAAAAGTGCCACTCGCCGATGAGGCCGATGCGCATCTCCTTGTTCACAGCAGCATCAGATACCTTTGCCAAGAAAAACAGCGGACTTTCCTTTAATCGATCAATGGAGCAGTTCGCCTCGATTATCCCCCGGGCAAAAGTCAAAGGCATGAAAGTGCGTGCCTTCCTATCGTGTGCTTTCGGGTGCCCCTTCGAAGGCGACAGGCCCTTAGGGCAATCTCCCCTCTTGACCCGTCGGCTTCTTGACCTTGGATGCGATGAGGTGGTTCCCAGTGATACAATCGGCGTTGGCACCGCCGCAAGGGTGCACGATTACGCAAAAGAGCTTCTAAGGATATCCTTCAATGATACAGATGTGTTTGAAAAAATTGCTCTCCACTTACATGGGGACGATCTGGAGAGGGTTGGGGCCGGGCTTCGATGGGGAATCGTCCGTTATGACGCTTCGTTAGGCAAAGTAGGCGGGTGCCCGGCGACGACAAGAGCTAAGCATAACATCAATACGATAGACCTGCTCTCCTATCTTCACTCAAAAGGGTATAATACGAGGATCGACATGGAAAAGGTCCGGCTGGCTCAGGAGTGTTTTTTGACAATTCTTAAAGATTTGTCACCGCAAACAAAGCTATGAATTCATTTCGCGTCAAATTCCTGACCGGCAGCTTTTAAGATACGCTCTCTAAGCGTTCTCCAAAGACCGGTAGAGGGGAAATCAACGTCGATGAAAGCGGATTTAATTCCCTGCCTGTCCAGCTTGCGCAGTATCTCATAGAGTCGAAAAGCCGCTTTTTCAGGAGAGTGAATGGAGCCGAGAGAAAAAAAGTATTTTCTTTGCGGATATGATCTTTCGTCAAAACCGATGACGGCCTCAACCTCTTCAGAGACAGGGAGGGAGGTCAGAAGGTGGGCTTTAGGGGCATAATGACGCCACTTCTGTCCTGGACAGAGAGGCTTTTCTTTTCCATCTGATCCTTCAGGATAATATCCAAGCAGGGCAGCTATCTCCTCAACTGCAAGCGCTCCCAGGCGGCCAAGTCGCCACATCCCATCTTGCCAGATCAAAATTGTGGACTCCACCCCCCTCTGACATGGCCCACCATCCAAAACCGGCACCAGGCTACCAAAATCTTCTTCAACGGCCCCAGCGGCGGTTGGTGATGGCTTGCCCGACAGGTTTGCCGAAGGCATGACAAGCGGGCCGGATTTTCGAATCAACTCTAAAGCCAAAGGATGGTTTGGCATGCGAAAGCAAGCCGTCGGGAGCCCCGCACGCACAGATTCAGGCACTTTTGAAACATCGACAGGCAGGGCTAATGCCAGAGGCCCCGGCCAGAAGGCACTCGCAAGCGCATAAAAGCCCTCTGGGATCTCTTTTGCCACAGCCTCGACTGTTTCCACGTCTGCGATATGAATGATAAGGGGGTTTGCTCTCGGCCTATTTTTCAAAGCGAAAATTCGATCGACTCCCTGGATGTTGTCCATCAAAGCTGCAAGGCCGTACACCGTCTCTGTGGGAACTGCGACATTTTCCCCTTTAAGCAAAATTTGTGCTGCCTCATCG
This genomic stretch from Estrella lausannensis harbors:
- a CDS encoding leucine-rich repeat domain-containing protein, whose protein sequence is MDSRSVIPALDTNTPYYVPEGECPIAKLPVELLCKIFTLTEGSLPIPLVSTGWNKISRTTTISYPCLEKRLPSLSSFLIQTDVRGAYDEITARIHRIWAHRQLPEAMTSVQPTFACIEEYAKRFEEYKNLMTLALVVRRHIRQTTTLEEKLKLETDPVLRLPHIKKWFEENQEELAHLKDLSIELGDITEIPEELNYFTGLEKISFRGNQIRSIPGHFGRNLPLLSAVDLRQNQVSTISADFCINSTNIHTLQLDNNKISQLPENFGLGMIKLSNLDLGSNKLKKVPSDFGRLFPNMYRLCLSNNEIEELNDEFGSHWTKLRFCELKDNKLSSLPSSLAINSTRVMLLSADWEKIKVCPKHLVRFSSLRKSH
- a CDS encoding L-threonylcarbamoyladenylate synthase — encoded protein: MRVSVDEAAQILLKGENVAVPTETVYGLAALMDNIQGVDRIFALKNRPRANPLIIHIADVETVEAVAKEIPEGFYALASAFWPGPLALALPVDVSKVPESVRAGLPTACFRMPNHPLALELIRKSGPLVMPSANLSGKPSPTAAGAVEEDFGSLVPVLDGGPCQRGVESTILIWQDGMWRLGRLGALAVEEIAALLGYYPEGSDGKEKPLCPGQKWRHYAPKAHLLTSLPVSEEVEAVIGFDERSYPQRKYFFSLGSIHSPEKAAFRLYEILRKLDRQGIKSAFIDVDFPSTGLWRTLRERILKAAGQEFDAK